Proteins encoded in a region of the Onthophagus taurus isolate NC chromosome 10, IU_Otau_3.0, whole genome shotgun sequence genome:
- the LOC111413366 gene encoding probable cytochrome P450 6a14, producing the protein MTISFDFLIPKYFRNYKDLIKFLITTLTLTLILTTIIVTSYFHYAWSYWKKRNVPHVKPTFPFGSFTIAGFFKKGFHFSMLEHYRNFKKQGAKYFGTYAITSPMLTIIDPELIKTILVKDHDYFLSHGLQYDKKDVFTLTLFNIEENDWKVLRSKLTATFSSGKLKSMFETLKNSTIPLKKFLNQQNHHEFEIDISELCGRFFTNVIGTCIFGFECDCFNQDDVFRRYGRQCFEERFDLKIRRVVAFTAPWLIKYLRFKVLKKEADNFFKTIFKDMFDYREKTMIKRNDFVQILLDLKQKALEEGEIALTYEEMLANSFLFFSAGFETSSSTTTYCLHELAHHQEVQDKIRDEIRLILKKYNGFFYECLSEFKYMDQVLYETLRKHPSAPTIPRKCTKDYQILNGPDIKKGMKVFINPLALHWDEDYFPDPQKFDPERFSDLNKDNIPPYTFLPFGIGPRKCIAERFGIAQIKVALVTILSNYSLKPHSKTDYKLDYNKNNILLISAKPIYVKMERIFY; encoded by the exons atgaccATCTCCTTCGACTTCTTAATCCcaaaatatttcagaaattacaaagatttgattaaatttttaatcacaacATTAACTCTAACTCTCATATTAACAACGATAATCGTTACAAGTTATTTCCATTATGCTTGGTCATATTggaaaaaaagaaacgttCCCCACGTGAAACCAACATTTCCATTTGGAAGTTTTACGATTGCAggattttttaagaaaggaTTTCACTTCTCGATGTTGGAGCATTAcaggaattttaaaaaacaaggaGCTAAATATTTCGGAACGTACGCTATTACATCTCCGATGTTGACAATAATCGATccggaattaattaaaacgattttggtTAAAGATCACGATTACTTTTTAAGCCACGGACTTCAATACGacaaaaaagatgttttcaCATTAACACTgtttaatattgaagaaaacGATTGGAAAGTGTTAAGGTCAAAACTTACAGCAACATTTTCATCgggaaaattaaaatcgatgttcgaaacgttaaaaaattcaacaataccgttaaaaaaatttttaaatcaacaaaacCACCATGAATTTGAAATAGATATTTCTGAATTGTGCGGGAGGTTTTTTACAAACGTTATCGGAACTTGTATTTTTGGATTTGAATGTGATTGTTTTAACCAGGATGATGTCTTTAGGAGGTACGGTAGGCAGTGTTTTGAAGAacgttttgatttaaaaataagaagGGTTGTTGCTTTTACGGCTCCCTGGTTGATCAAATATCTTCGAtttaaagtgttaaaaaaggaagctgataacttttttaaaacaatatttaaggATATGTTTGATTATCGTGAAAAAACGATGATAAAACGTAACGATTTCGTTCAAATTCTTTTAgatttgaaacaaaaagcTTTGGAAGAAGGTGAAATTGCTTTAACTTACGAGGAAATGCTTgcaaattcatttttatttttttcggcTGGATTTGAGACTTCTTCGAGTACAACAACTTATTGTTTACACGAATTGGCTCATCATCAAGAGGTTCAAGATAAAATTAGGGATGAAATCAGGttgattttgaagaaatataatggatttttttatgaatgcTTATCTGAATTTAAATATATGGATCAGGTTTTATACGAGACTTTAAGAAAGCATCCTTCAGCTCCGACTATTCCTAGAAAATGTACGAAAGATTACCAGATTTTAAACGGTCCTGATATTAAGAAAGGAatgaaagtttttattaaccCATTAGCTTTACATTGGGATGAAGATTATTTTCCTGATCCACAAAAATTTGATCCTGAACGATTTTCTGATCTAAATAAAGACAACATTCCTCCATATACATTTTTACCTTTCGGTATTGGTCCTAGAAAATGTATAG ctGAAAGATTTGGAATAGCGCAAATAAAAGTGGCACTCgtaacaattttatcaaattattcaCTAAAACCACATTCAAAAACCGATTATAAATtggattataacaaaaataacattctTCTGATATCTGCAAAA